The sequence below is a genomic window from Gossypium hirsutum isolate 1008001.06 chromosome A11, Gossypium_hirsutum_v2.1, whole genome shotgun sequence.
CATCTCATACTTGGTAGATTTACGTATCATAACTTTATATTCAATAATGTTGGAGGCTTAAATTACAGCTGCTTCTTTGTCTCTTAGTTGAATAATGTGTTTTTATGGGGTTGTGGATTTGGTAGCAGTACAACAGAATGACAAGGACTTTGTATGTAAATATTTACAAAGAATTTCAAAGTGTGAAACAAATAGTCCCTGCCACATTTGACAATTTTGCAGTAATAATGTCATCACCATAATTGCTGCATATCATATACTGCTATTACTTACAATCAAATTTGAAACAGATAGTCACTGCCACATTTGACAATTTTGCAGTAATAATGTCTTCACCAAAATTGCTGCATATCATATACTTCTATTACTTACAATCAACCTATCATCTACATATATTTGTATTGAATCTAGAAATAATGACGATCCAAGTTGCCATTATTTGTAGCTGTTCATTGATGTTTTAGTATGAACTATGCAATTGCACCATCTCAACAACCGTCTGCAAATCCGttctgcaaaaagaaaaaaaccagaCAAGCAGATTAATTTGTGAGAGCAGTTTAATCTCaaaatcgatttttttttaacctagaaataaaagaaatagtatAATGGACAAGTTAGGTAACCTTAGGAAACGAGATAAAAGATAATCAATTAATATGGCTGCCGAGGCAAGACTGAATAGTGTTCCATTCCAATGTCATCTGCAAACAAACCAAACCAGAAAAGGATTAGAACCACAGTACTTTTGCACGGTAACCGTACAAAACAGCATCTAGATCTTGTTTGATGTATGAGAAAATATTCCAGAATAACCTCTAAAGAGAACTAGATAGATTATTAACATTTGCATTGGCAACAATTCTAGTTCTGCATTACCTCATTTCGACATATGGAAGCAGAAGAATCTGCGGACAAAAGCCAATTTTATGTTTCCTGTCATCATTTTCTTTTCAGTTTTTCAACTGCTttaatttttcaagaacttgctTCATTGAAGGCCGAACAGAAAGTGTCTCCGCTGTACAGGCGTATGCAAGCCTAAGCATTCCCAAGAGATTCTCCCTAGGTCCAGCTTCCCACAATTGAGCAGAGAACACCGCTGAAGGACGCCCTTCCTTGACCAACAACTTGGTCCATTCAACAATGTTGAATCCATTTCCGTACTCAGAAAATGATGGATCAAGGGACTTCTTCCCCGACAGCAATTCTAACATTACAACACCAAAACTGTACACATCTGCCTTGTCGGAGACCCGGCATGTTGTTGCATATTCTGGTGCTACATAACCAAATGTGCCAGCAACATCTGTGGTGGCATGGGTCTCAGAAACTTCTAAAAGCCTAGCCAACCCAAAGTCCGAGAGGAAGGCATTAAGATTTTCATCAAGCAGAATGTTGCTTGGCTTGATGTCTCGATGAACTATCCGGGGAACACACGAGTAATGGAGGTAAGCAAGAGCCTGAGCTATATCCACTGTTATATTGTAGATAACTGACCACTGTTCGTTTTTTCCGGACTTGTCATGAATGAAAGTCTCAAGGTTTCCACCAGAAAGGTAATTGTAAATCAAAAACATTTCATTTTCCCCAACATAATATCCAATAAGAGTTACAAGGTTCTTATGTCGAATTCTTCCTAGTGTTCTTATCTCTGCATCAAATTGCTGAACACCTTGAAATCGACCAATATAAAGCTTCTTTACAGCTACATGATAGCCTGGGACCAACTCTGCTTTGTAAGTTGATCCAAATCCACCCATACCAATGAGGTTTCGGGTGCTAAAGTTACCTGTAGCACTAACTACATTATCATAATTCAGCTCATTTGGAGCATCAGCAAAAGTCACCACCACTTTTCCTTCAAGAGCACCAAGTCTTCTAACTTTTTTCCTTCTAAATCGACAGATAATTACTGCCACTGCAACCATACAAAGCAGAACAAAAGCAGAAGTTATGGCTGCAATTATGAGAGGTTCCGAATTCCTCCCTTTCTGAAATTTAGATGGACCCCTAGGCCCGTCTGGGGGTACTGCAGAAAATAAACACTCCTGCAAAAGTCTATTACCTCTAAAGGAACTGCAATTAGTCTGATGCAGGAGTCTTGGTATCGAACCGGAAAGGTCATTAAAAGAAAGGTCCAAAACAGTCAGATGAGAAAGCAAAGAGAAAGATGGGGGTATTTCCCCATAAAGCCGATTGTGGTCTAATAAAATGGTTTCAAGATTTCCAGCATTTGTTAGGCTAGCAGGGATGGATCCTGTAAGAAAATTGTGGGAAAGATCAAGAACCTTAAGCAGTGCCAATTGACCGAGTTCGGGTGGAATTTCTCCACTTAAGTTGTTGTCTCCAAGAGATATCCATGTCAGGTTCTTCAACTTCCCCAGCTGATTTGGCAAAGATCCAGAGAGTCTATTTCCTCTAAGGTCTAGCCATTCAAGCATCGTCAAGTTGCCAATACAAGGATCTATGGATCCCTCAATCCGATTATATGCTGCTTCAAACTCTATTAGCCGTACACAATCAAGAAAAAAGGTCTTCCCGATCCCACCTACTATCTTGTTTTCATTCAAGTTAACCGAGACACTCTGCAACTTATCACAATCAGATATTAGCTCCCTATGAGAAGAACCATTGAACATGTTATTATTCAGTAGCAACCTGTATGAAAATTTACTATCATTAGCCAATAACTGATCTGCGATGAAGAACACCGGTATCGAGCCAGTGAAACTATTCCAGCTTAGATCATGGAGTACTGCAAAACTCTCATCCATCATCAACCCCATCTTAGAACCCCAAAAAGGAAGATTACCATACTCGAATTCAACCCATGTGGAACTAGACGATAGAACATGAGAAACCATGGACCCATCACAGCTGCCTTTCCTGTTGTATCCATGAATATTACCAGAAATATTATTCCTACTAATGTTGAAGTATGTCATACAAGGAACATTTAGCTTCCAAGGAAGGTACCCAAACAAATTATTGGAACTCAAATCCAAGAAAGTAAGGTTCTTGCACATCACAATGCTTTCTGGTATCACACCATCAAAGTAATTCTGCCCCAAATTTAGGACCCTGAGTGAGCAAAACTCACTCCATTTAGCAGGCAACCCCCCTCGAAGATTGGCTCTTGGCGCCCACAAGACCTCCAAACTAGAATGGAAAAATAGTTCTAAAGGAACACCGAGGTCGAATGCATTGAATTCTCCTCGATAACCATCCATGTAACTTGTTTTCGCATCAGAACCGAAATCTATCAAATTGGTTAGCACAAGAGCTGATAATTTCTTACAGTCTGCTATCTCCTTTGGAATTACATCAGTGAGACTGTTCCTAGAAACATCTAGAACCCGAAGCTCAGTAATTTGGCCTATTTCAGCTGGAATCTTGCCTTCTAAAAGGTTGTAATCAAGCAACAAAGTCCTCAAGTTTTTGCAATTTCCAATCTCAGGGGGTATATTGCCAACAAGAGAGTTATTAGACAGGCTCAAATGAGTCAAAAACTCACACCTGCTAGAATTATCAACACTAATCCTACCAGAAAACAGATTATTGGACAAGTCGATAACTTTCAAGTTGCTGTTACCGATGAGTTTATCTGGTATATGACCAGAAAATGAGTTGAAAGACAAGTTGAGAACATTGAGAGAAGAAATAGAGCTTATCTGGACCGGAATCTGGCCGGAAAAATTGTTGCCTTGGACTTGGAGAACCTGCAAAAACTTAAGGTCTCCAATAACACCAGGGATCTCCCCGGAAAGCCCATTGTGGGGAAGCGACAAAGCTATCACTTTATCGGAGGAGTTAGCGCATTTGACACCATACCATAAGCAGTGACTTGAAGAAGAGTTCCAAGTGGATAAAAGGTTTGACGGATCATAAAAAATGGAGTCTTTGAAGCTGAGAAGAATAGCAGAGTCGGGAGTGGAGGATTTTGAGAGTGTGAAGCTGAAAGAAAAGAGCAAAAACCAGAGAAATGCCATTGTTTTTTTGGGGTTCCGTTGTTACAGATTAGAACGTAACgaagaaagaagatgaaagagATGGCCGGCAAGAATTTCACAGAAACTACTAATGGGgtgaaatgtaaaaaaaatgagaAGTGTCAGAGAGGTACACCACaagtgaaaatgaaatgaaaggcAAGGGCTTCATTGTTCATTGGAGCCAAAATGGGTCAAGTTTCATCTTTGAAAACCAAATTTTCTTCCTTTCTTACTTTTTGTTTGTTAGTGTTTTTAACTTTAAGAAAACCAttgaaaacaaatatataaaaataattcaaacgaAGATTGAAACAAGAAGAGAGATTGGCCGGTGAGATTAAAGAGGGGGAACAAGAAGACAAACATAGCCGGCGTGAGGAACGGGATTCTTTCTtacattacctttttttttttcttgtttgtgACGTCTCTCTCCACACCTCAATCACGTGCCAATATGCCATGCAGAGACACGGATGATCAGTAACACTCACTCCCCTTCTTCAGTTGATgagtttcaattattattattctgtgattttaatttctttcataaaaaatCTCTCCACCCTTTCagcaatttaatccatataaagTCAGCAATAGAGTGTGCATAGCCAGGTTACCTGACCTGGCTCGAAGGCTCGCTTAAAAAATGAgagagtttggataaaaatataggtcTAAAATATGAGTATAGGCAAAAAAAAgaggcccattttttaaacgggccaaGCCACgagtaaaatttttttggctCGGCCCAGGCCCGGTCCGAAttatatactaattttttaatcatatttacattttattttcaattttaatataatcactttttattatattttcaatttgtgtattattttaagaattgttttagtattattttttatttgttttaatatttttaaatgtatttgatttattatatttataaaaaattatttaatgaaataagctaaaaaaattaatatgagttGGGCCGGGCTAGGCTCGGGCTTAACAAATTTATTTTGgctgggcttggacaaatttttaggctcaTATTTCGGTCCATGCCAAGCCTGGGCCTAGAAAACTGGTCTAAAAATTTATttaggcccggcccggcccggcccatgcacacctttAGTCATCAATTAGTccttgatttaatattttttcctcaattcaacaaaatttttattcacataataataatttatacattctattaattatttaactCATAATATTTAcgtattttatcaatttgatactGGCTTAATAAATGTAGCTTATGACGTTTACACATATTGTTAACATTTACAAGAAATATATAAGCATCtaggactaaatttgttattatactaatcaaaATTACGTACAATTAACAAAAAACGTTGATGTTGTGATTAATTATTCTTAGTTACTcacttttaaaatttacaaagatTAAACTActctatttttttagaaaaacgtaTTTTGGGAAGGATTGGAAAGGTATTTTAACCAATTCTTTATAGTGAAAGATAGTTAATTATATAATACTAGATTATGTTAAAacatcatataaaaatatatttacagaaaaattcatttaacatttgatttattttatgttctgatttctaattgttttatttaaaatttttatatgaaaatattaaaagataaaaatgtaaatttaataatatttattattttattaaaaaatggtttttgtgtcatttttaattgtatttatgTTTGATTAATTCGTGATAACAACTTAGTCAATAACTTTATAGTAATACATACGTGAGTGTAACTTTGGGTATTTATAGatatttaagttattttttaatttagatattttgaatttgaatattataattatcttttattatcattttggtatttatatatatatatatatgtgtgtgtttgaaTATCAATGTTTAgatatctattatcttaattcatgaatttgattttattgtgcacttaacattttaaaatttttgattcattaaatttAGATATTTGATAGGTTTAATACTGAtacataaatttgacatttttttaatacggtatttgtattattttttggttatacattttggtacttaaaggtaataatgttactttttttagtgtttaatttgaaTTCTAGaattgatttaatgaaaattcataattggctCAATTAAATTTCATCAAAAGAACTCTAAAATCAGAATTAAATCACATACATCAGAccatatttgacaaattaaatgcAAAACTAGATAAATTTAcgattaaaactaaatttattctattaataaaatcataaaaattcaaatataataatattagcaattaactttcatcaagtcagctttaaaattaaaatttaaatactaaaaattaacacAATTACTTTTATGTATTCaactataatatttttatcaaatataaatattaatttgactaaaataaaacacaaatgcCAAAATGATATATTAGTcttattttataatgttattttaacatgaattttgattataataacataaatttgaattataattgaATCAGAAAACCTAGATATCCAACCTGTTTAGTAATGATTTTCTTTTATAAAGGGATAAATAGGTATGCACTACAGATTTTTTTTTTCCCCTAAAATTATTggaatattttttaaagaaagtgACAGTTATTGAATTATTGGAGCACACTTTTTTCCAATAGAAAACTATTGAAACACTTGATATGTTCttatggtttatttttatttttatatatattttggtattatatatttattcttttaattttttggtcCTGGGTCAATgtcataaattgtagaaattatGGATGTGTAGATCTGATCATGGATTGGGTAACCATCTAGGTTTGAAGGTTTGCTCGAAAAATGagaggatttgggtaaaaatataagcttgaAAAATGagaggatttgggtaaaaatataaacttgaaaaatgagattaaacaaaaaaagcccgttttctaaacgtgTCGAGCTTTGGGTAGGATTTTTTAGCCCGAGTCTAACCCAAATCAAttgttttgctactattttgctattatattactactactttattgttattgtttgaatactgtataacttttattttattgttaattttgttaatattttagaGGTAATTTGCTTACTAAATTGTAAccatcttagtgttatttaagcaatgtatatttaatttgttgggagacatttattttaatggttttaGTGCATTTGatagattatattttttaaatttatttgtatataaaaagaattttttttaatacattgGATCGAGTTTAGCATTTTTAACTTGGACTGAGCTTGAGCAACATTTTAAGGTCAATTTTTTGATCAAAcccgggcctaaaattttgcatcaacTCGGCTTGAACCCGACCTGACCCAACTCATAATCAGATCTAGATACATATAAGTTCACTCTATTATAAGTATGAGTCAAATTAGtctcttttttttattagttGAATTAATTTAATCCATTCAAATATGCTAAAGTAAACTTTTACAactaaaaaaattcacataaagttttttttttcaattaataaaagaaaattcagttaaaatatatttttatttgatttttttaataataaaaaaagactaaattgattcATGAGAAAAGCTAATTTAAGataatttcacctatttcaatcaGGGGGAGACCTTCACCCACCATACACAGAAACAGTGGCAACAATCATGATTCAAAGCTTCAAATTTCATCCACGTCTATTTAAAAGAAACCCAAACATCACAATTACAACTTGGGGGAGTATCCGTTACTGTCTGGTTAAAGAGGAGAGACAGATGAATGGTGT
It includes:
- the LOC107924017 gene encoding LRR receptor-like serine/threonine-protein kinase RPK2 is translated as MAFLWFLLFSFSFTLSKSSTPDSAILLSFKDSIFYDPSNLLSTWNSSSSHCLWYGVKCANSSDKVIALSLPHNGLSGEIPGVIGDLKFLQVLQVQGNNFSGQIPVQISSISSLNVLNLSFNSFSGHIPDKLIGNSNLKVIDLSNNLFSGRISVDNSSRCEFLTHLSLSNNSLVGNIPPEIGNCKNLRTLLLDYNLLEGKIPAEIGQITELRVLDVSRNSLTDVIPKEIADCKKLSALVLTNLIDFGSDAKTSYMDGYRGEFNAFDLGVPLELFFHSSLEVLWAPRANLRGGLPAKWSEFCSLRVLNLGQNYFDGVIPESIVMCKNLTFLDLSSNNLFGYLPWKLNVPCMTYFNISRNNISGNIHGYNRKGSCDGSMVSHVLSSSSTWVEFEYGNLPFWGSKMGLMMDESFAVLHDLSWNSFTGSIPVFFIADQLLANDSKFSYRLLLNNNMFNGSSHRELISDCDKLQSVSVNLNENKIVGGIGKTFFLDCVRLIEFEAAYNRIEGSIDPCIGNLTMLEWLDLRGNRLSGSLPNQLGKLKNLTWISLGDNNLSGEIPPELGQLALLKVLDLSHNFLTGSIPASLTNAGNLETILLDHNRLYGEIPPSFSLLSHLTVLDLSFNDLSGSIPRLLHQTNCSSFRGNRLLQECLFSAVPPDGPRGPSKFQKGRNSEPLIIAAITSAFVLLCMVAVAVIICRFRRKKVRRLGALEGKVVVTFADAPNELNYDNVVSATGNFSTRNLIGMGGFGSTYKAELVPGYHVAVKKLYIGRFQGVQQFDAEIRTLGRIRHKNLVTLIGYYVGENEMFLIYNYLSGGNLETFIHDKSGKNEQWSVIYNITVDIAQALAYLHYSCVPRIVHRDIKPSNILLDENLNAFLSDFGLARLLEVSETHATTDVAGTFGYVAPEYATTCRVSDKADVYSFGVVMLELLSGKKSLDPSFSEYGNGFNIVEWTKLLVKEGRPSAVFSAQLWEAGPRENLLGMLRLAYACTAETLSVRPSMKQVLEKLKQLKN